One stretch of Trichocoleus desertorum ATA4-8-CV12 DNA includes these proteins:
- a CDS encoding FHA domain-containing protein has product MINCPNCAHANPDGATQCEACYTPLPETIACPNCQAAVSAGAEYCGQCGYAMQSANPANQPVPQTIVNPPAPVPVAEIQHNPVTPAMAPPPPIAVMPDATSAPPPFTPPATAAKTQLQQFMARLLHVQSDTVLELPLHLDVIHIGKPNDRIPPDLDVSGFANSDIVSRIHADIRAEGDAYYIEDVGSSNGTYVNNLPLRPGDRHRLRAGDRISLGKGDRVTFLFQT; this is encoded by the coding sequence ATGATTAACTGTCCGAATTGTGCTCACGCCAATCCAGATGGAGCGACTCAGTGCGAGGCTTGCTATACACCCTTGCCTGAAACCATAGCTTGTCCTAACTGTCAGGCTGCTGTTTCTGCGGGAGCTGAGTATTGTGGTCAATGCGGCTATGCCATGCAAAGTGCTAACCCCGCTAACCAACCTGTGCCTCAAACCATTGTGAACCCACCAGCGCCAGTTCCAGTCGCTGAAATACAGCACAATCCGGTGACTCCTGCTATGGCTCCACCACCGCCGATTGCAGTTATGCCCGATGCTACCTCAGCGCCACCACCCTTTACTCCGCCTGCGACGGCTGCTAAGACTCAGTTACAGCAGTTCATGGCGCGGTTGCTCCATGTTCAAAGTGATACGGTGCTAGAATTGCCCCTTCACTTGGATGTCATCCACATTGGGAAGCCCAACGATCGCATTCCTCCAGACTTAGATGTATCGGGTTTTGCAAATTCTGATATTGTGTCCCGTATTCATGCGGATATCCGGGCTGAAGGAGATGCCTACTATATAGAGGACGTGGGCAGTTCTAACGGTACTTATGTCAACAACTTGCCTTTGCGCCCCGGCGATCGCCATCGGTTACGGGCAGGCGATCGCATCTCGCTAGGTAAAGGCGATCGGGTCACCTTTCTGTTTCAAACGTAA
- a CDS encoding DUF952 domain-containing protein, with protein MKYEAIAGDEAYPHIYGPLNLDAVTQVLPWPPQPDGTFALPSAIANS; from the coding sequence ATCAAATACGAAGCGATCGCGGGGGATGAAGCGTACCCTCACATTTACGGCCCCCTTAATTTAGATGCCGTTACCCAAGTGTTACCCTGGCCCCCACAACCGGATGGCACCTTTGCGTTACCCAGCGCGATCGCCAACTCATAG
- a CDS encoding serine/threonine phosphatase — protein MLVCPQCQFENPDSNNFCQKCGTSLTQKTCPECGSSVPFDAKQCPSCSTTTATVWQAIVCGQTAAKTDDVPTWGYLDAKQRYQLLEPWPPQNGSQQDMAVKVLDCQPFQMSILETLFYQVYSDTESDTKANAAATETATEINADAASEVWVEESQPATSAVTTTPTNLEDIAAMAIPAIAEPYLALQAEFYHTLPGVHDAWQQDQQSVLLLEDRSHLPLLADLWCESQVSPLQILYWLREISEIWDVLAAWHCCQSLLELSNLRVDEDQVFCLQRLYGDLDGTSPTLQDLGKFWQELFDQSQRTQVASLALLLRDLQEASIQTTNQLRVRLQAIAQELQSAFTAPMMNPELSAPDFMDDASPENPADSVSPHTLAADPDGTSESSHNSPLKQLSTLADLEDSSADDAPTVVLPMQLVSLEDAGRTDIGRQREHNEDYFGIHTKLNKIESPQGCTVQAKGLYILCDGMGGHAGGEVASALAANTLRDYFQTLWLEPQSSEAEAERREQSLPTEAEIREAVRLANLALYDINQQNARSGSGRMGTTLVLVLIQGTNAVVAHVGDSRIYRLSRRQGLEQVTVDHEVGQREIQRGVEPDIAYARPDAYQLTQALGPRDENFINPDVQFLDLTEDTLLLLCSDGLSDHDLIETHWRSHLEPLLSSQANLERGVTQLIDLANQYNGHDNITAIAIRVRVRPNLAQLRQSAG, from the coding sequence ATGCTTGTTTGTCCCCAATGTCAGTTTGAAAACCCCGATAGTAATAACTTCTGTCAGAAATGCGGTACTTCTCTAACCCAAAAAACTTGCCCTGAATGTGGTAGTTCAGTTCCATTTGATGCCAAGCAATGCCCATCTTGTAGCACGACGACTGCGACTGTGTGGCAAGCGATCGTTTGCGGACAAACAGCAGCCAAAACAGACGATGTCCCGACTTGGGGCTACCTAGATGCAAAACAGCGTTACCAACTGCTAGAGCCTTGGCCTCCTCAAAATGGGTCGCAACAGGATATGGCCGTGAAGGTACTAGACTGTCAACCGTTTCAGATGTCGATCTTAGAAACGCTGTTCTATCAGGTTTACAGTGACACTGAGAGTGACACTAAGGCCAATGCCGCAGCGACTGAAACTGCTACTGAAATTAATGCCGACGCAGCTTCTGAGGTGTGGGTAGAGGAGAGCCAGCCCGCCACTAGCGCTGTCACAACGACCCCAACAAATCTAGAAGACATAGCCGCGATGGCAATTCCGGCGATCGCCGAACCTTATTTAGCTTTACAAGCAGAGTTTTATCACACCCTGCCTGGCGTACATGACGCTTGGCAACAAGACCAGCAGTCTGTATTACTGCTAGAAGATCGCTCTCACTTGCCGCTACTCGCTGATTTATGGTGTGAGAGCCAAGTTTCGCCATTACAGATTTTGTATTGGCTTCGCGAGATTTCCGAGATTTGGGATGTCTTAGCAGCTTGGCATTGCTGTCAGAGCTTGCTAGAACTGAGCAACTTGCGAGTTGATGAAGACCAAGTATTCTGTCTACAGCGCTTATATGGCGACCTTGACGGCACCTCTCCCACACTGCAAGATTTAGGCAAGTTCTGGCAGGAGTTGTTTGACCAATCGCAGCGCACTCAAGTAGCTTCATTAGCCCTTTTGTTGCGTGACTTGCAAGAAGCTAGTATTCAAACAACCAACCAGCTCCGTGTCCGCTTACAAGCGATCGCTCAAGAACTCCAAAGCGCCTTTACCGCACCTATGATGAATCCCGAATTGTCTGCTCCCGACTTCATGGATGATGCTAGCCCAGAAAACCCAGCGGATAGTGTTTCCCCTCATACCCTGGCAGCAGACCCAGATGGCACTTCAGAGAGTAGCCACAACAGCCCCCTCAAACAGTTGTCCACTCTAGCGGACTTGGAGGACAGTAGTGCCGATGACGCACCCACCGTGGTCTTACCCATGCAATTAGTGAGCCTCGAAGATGCAGGCCGCACGGATATTGGTCGGCAACGAGAGCATAACGAAGACTACTTCGGCATTCATACCAAACTGAACAAAATTGAGAGCCCTCAGGGATGCACAGTGCAAGCGAAGGGGCTGTACATCCTATGTGATGGCATGGGGGGTCATGCTGGCGGAGAAGTTGCCAGTGCACTAGCAGCCAATACATTACGAGATTATTTTCAAACTCTTTGGCTAGAGCCACAAAGTTCAGAAGCAGAAGCGGAGCGACGAGAGCAATCACTACCCACAGAAGCAGAAATTCGGGAGGCCGTTCGTCTCGCCAACCTAGCTCTGTATGACATCAATCAACAAAACGCCCGCTCTGGCAGTGGTCGCATGGGAACCACCCTCGTTTTAGTTTTGATTCAAGGGACAAACGCAGTAGTCGCCCATGTCGGTGACAGTCGGATCTATCGCTTGAGCCGTCGCCAAGGGTTAGAGCAGGTCACTGTTGACCATGAAGTCGGCCAACGAGAAATTCAACGAGGCGTTGAACCGGACATTGCCTATGCTCGCCCCGACGCTTATCAACTGACTCAAGCTTTGGGGCCACGAGATGAAAACTTTATTAATCCCGATGTGCAATTCCTCGACCTAACTGAAGATACCTTGCTGCTGCTCTGCTCAGATGGTCTCTCAGACCATGATTTGATAGAAACCCACTGGCGTAGTCACTTAGAGCCTCTACTCAGCTCTCAGGCCAATCTAGAGCGGGGAGTGACTCAGCTGATCGATTTGGCAAATCAATACAATGGGCACGACAATATTACGGCGATCGCTATTAGAGTCAGAGTACGGCCCAATCTCGCTCAACTGCGGCAATCTGCTGGTTGA
- a CDS encoding CocE/NonD family hydrolase: MLTRDRVRLDADIYRPEATGEFPVLLMRQPYGRAIASTVVYAHPSWYAAQGYIVVIQDVRGRGTSEGTFDLFAHEIEDGFDAVNWAAELPGSNGQVGMYGFSYQGMTQLYAAIARPPALKALCPSMIGYDLYSDWAYENGTFCLQANMGWAIQLAAETARLRGDEAAFQKLYAAARNLPLHDPIPARPNILKELAPESFYHAWLEHAAPDDYWAKLSPKTYMQNQNIDLPMLHIGGWFDPYLRGTLHLYQDLADRSQSPQHLVVGPWAHLPWGRKLGAIDYGPEANSPIDTLQIRWFDHFLKGIDTGLQDELPVRLFEMGSNEWSFFEQWPEGKPKVYFLTSNGLANLDDQAGALVETPPTAIAPNVPDVFVHDPWRPVPALGGHASIPAGSCDRSALDCRTDVVTYTSAPLTADLHIVGEAIAEIYCTADQPSFDLCVVLSEVKSNGSVYNLTQGYIRVNPGQTTTPLSIPLQATCVQIAQGHALRLSISAACFPAYPVNPGTGAFPAEARLIDSQIITVAIASGKIAIITAE; the protein is encoded by the coding sequence ATGTTGACTCGCGATCGCGTCCGGTTGGATGCAGATATCTATCGGCCTGAGGCGACGGGTGAGTTTCCGGTTTTATTGATGCGGCAACCTTATGGGCGGGCGATCGCTTCAACGGTGGTTTATGCTCATCCCAGTTGGTATGCGGCCCAGGGCTACATTGTGGTGATTCAGGATGTGCGAGGGCGAGGCACGTCTGAAGGTACGTTTGATTTGTTTGCCCACGAAATTGAGGATGGGTTTGATGCGGTCAATTGGGCGGCAGAATTACCTGGAAGCAATGGCCAAGTGGGAATGTATGGCTTTTCTTATCAGGGGATGACTCAGTTGTATGCCGCGATCGCCCGTCCCCCTGCCTTGAAAGCGCTTTGCCCTAGCATGATTGGCTACGACCTCTACAGTGATTGGGCCTATGAAAATGGGACATTCTGCTTACAGGCAAACATGGGCTGGGCGATTCAACTTGCGGCTGAAACTGCCAGATTGCGAGGCGATGAAGCGGCATTCCAAAAGCTTTACGCTGCTGCTCGCAACTTACCGTTGCACGATCCAATCCCCGCTCGTCCCAATATTTTGAAAGAGTTAGCGCCGGAATCTTTCTACCACGCTTGGCTAGAGCATGCCGCACCGGATGACTACTGGGCCAAGCTTTCGCCCAAAACCTACATGCAGAATCAAAATATTGATTTGCCGATGTTGCATATTGGTGGCTGGTTTGACCCCTACTTGCGAGGGACGCTTCACCTCTATCAAGATTTGGCCGATCGCAGCCAATCTCCGCAGCATTTGGTGGTGGGGCCGTGGGCACATTTGCCTTGGGGCCGTAAGTTGGGCGCGATCGATTATGGCCCGGAAGCCAACAGCCCGATTGATACCCTACAAATCCGCTGGTTTGACCACTTCCTCAAAGGCATCGACACAGGATTGCAGGACGAACTACCTGTCCGCTTGTTTGAGATGGGTAGTAATGAGTGGAGCTTTTTTGAGCAATGGCCTGAAGGAAAACCAAAAGTTTACTTTCTGACAAGTAATGGTCTGGCTAATTTGGATGACCAAGCAGGGGCTTTGGTAGAAACTCCTCCCACCGCGATCGCTCCAAATGTACCCGATGTCTTTGTCCATGATCCTTGGCGACCTGTCCCAGCGTTAGGGGGTCACGCTTCTATCCCAGCGGGATCATGCGATCGCTCTGCTTTGGATTGTCGTACTGATGTCGTCACCTACACCTCAGCCCCTTTAACCGCAGACTTGCATATTGTGGGTGAGGCGATCGCAGAAATCTACTGCACCGCTGATCAACCCAGTTTTGACCTTTGTGTCGTGCTATCAGAAGTCAAATCGAATGGCAGTGTCTACAATCTGACCCAAGGTTACATCCGGGTGAATCCGGGCCAAACCACCACCCCTTTGAGCATCCCGCTGCAAGCGACTTGTGTACAAATTGCCCAAGGCCATGCTCTGCGTCTCAGCATCAGTGCAGCTTGCTTCCCTGCCTATCCCGTCAACCCTGGCACAGGTGCTTTCCCGGCTGAAGCTCGTTTGATTGATTCGCAGATTATTACAGTTGCGATCGCCTCAGGCAAAATAGCCATCATCACCGCAGAATAA
- a CDS encoding cysteine hydrolase, whose translation MNHPLLRSLGVPPNAWYVDAAIADLTRPSLDPQPITLTTATKTLRLDLTKAAILVIDMQNDFCHPDGWLASIGVDVSPARQPIAPLQGLLPVLRNAKVPVIWLNWGNRPDLANISPATRHVYNPTGDGVGLGDRLPNGAPVLMKDSWAAAVVDDLEAKPEDIAVDKYRMSGFWDTPLDSVLRNLSRTTLFFTGVNADQCVMATLQDANFLGYDCILLQDCTATTSPDFCWQATLYNVKQCFGFVSDSHALIDGIKTISS comes from the coding sequence ATGAATCATCCATTGCTGCGATCGCTCGGAGTACCCCCCAATGCTTGGTATGTAGATGCTGCGATCGCTGACCTCACCCGTCCCTCGCTTGATCCCCAACCGATTACACTGACTACTGCCACCAAAACTTTACGCTTAGACCTCACTAAAGCAGCGATCCTGGTGATCGACATGCAGAATGATTTTTGTCATCCCGACGGTTGGCTGGCCTCTATTGGCGTAGACGTTAGCCCAGCGCGACAGCCGATCGCCCCGTTGCAAGGATTGCTGCCCGTCTTACGCAACGCTAAAGTTCCAGTGATTTGGCTCAACTGGGGCAATCGCCCTGATTTGGCGAACATCAGTCCTGCGACTCGCCACGTCTACAACCCCACGGGTGACGGTGTCGGCTTGGGCGATCGCTTGCCCAATGGTGCCCCGGTGCTGATGAAAGACAGTTGGGCCGCAGCCGTTGTCGATGACCTAGAAGCCAAACCAGAAGACATTGCCGTTGATAAGTACCGCATGAGCGGCTTTTGGGATACCCCGCTCGATAGTGTCCTGCGAAACCTGAGTCGAACTACCCTGTTTTTTACCGGAGTCAATGCCGATCAATGTGTCATGGCAACGCTGCAAGATGCCAACTTTCTAGGTTATGACTGCATCTTGCTGCAAGACTGTACGGCCACTACCTCTCCCGATTTTTGCTGGCAAGCCACCCTCTACAACGTCAAGCAGTGCTTCGGTTTCGTCAGTGACTCTCACGCCCTGATTGATGGCATTAAAACGATTAGCAGCTAG
- a CDS encoding amidohydrolase: protein MSFTIQNVLSPVDQTYETVDVQITAGRIAAIGSQLEVVGTAVDGRNKLLLPGFFNAHTHSSEMWQRGIIPPVPLELWIAELYEFSPLNPEQIYLSALGTAVETLLSGGTSVVDHLVLIPGQELETVAAAVRAYREVGIRAFVAPLIQDEALSAGVPSGGKAIEHDSYLRSTAATLALVEEMVRQFHQPESGINILVAPTGIQLCSDALFQGCIELSDRYHLCRHAHLLETKAQKLLAQEKYGCSAVEHLQQISYLSDRTSLAHCVWLEDTDIKILAETRSTVVHNPLSNLRLGSGIAPILKYRQAGINVTFGCDGAASNDSQDLLEAIKIGSLLHNITDLDYQHWITPRQAIEMASLGGAKGLNVSDQLGSLTVGKQADLVMYDLTSLSLLPRTDPIGLLILGRPTNAVDSVWVKGDRIVAAGQVTTIDVNDLRQQLFQHSEWITQRRSQSLQQVEARYRSVMGLSKSSPGYS, encoded by the coding sequence GTGAGCTTTACAATTCAAAATGTTTTAAGTCCAGTTGACCAAACTTATGAGACAGTTGATGTCCAAATTACCGCAGGACGAATTGCGGCGATCGGTTCTCAACTAGAAGTGGTCGGGACGGCGGTGGATGGTCGGAATAAACTGCTGTTGCCAGGGTTTTTCAACGCCCATACCCACTCTTCGGAAATGTGGCAGCGCGGCATCATTCCGCCCGTCCCCTTAGAGTTATGGATCGCTGAACTCTATGAGTTTTCGCCGCTCAACCCCGAACAAATTTATCTGAGCGCTCTGGGCACTGCGGTTGAGACCCTACTTTCGGGGGGTACCAGTGTTGTTGACCACTTAGTTTTAATCCCCGGACAAGAACTAGAAACTGTGGCTGCGGCAGTTCGAGCCTATCGAGAAGTTGGCATCCGAGCCTTTGTTGCGCCTCTGATCCAAGATGAAGCTCTCAGCGCTGGAGTCCCCTCTGGAGGAAAAGCCATCGAGCACGACTCCTACCTCCGCTCTACAGCAGCAACACTAGCATTGGTTGAGGAGATGGTGCGGCAGTTTCATCAACCAGAATCAGGCATCAATATTTTGGTGGCACCGACTGGGATTCAGCTTTGCTCCGATGCGTTGTTTCAAGGCTGCATTGAGTTAAGCGATCGCTACCATCTCTGTCGTCATGCTCACCTACTCGAAACCAAAGCCCAAAAGCTATTGGCGCAAGAAAAATATGGCTGTAGCGCGGTCGAACATCTGCAACAAATTAGCTACCTCAGCGATCGCACCTCCTTGGCCCACTGTGTTTGGTTAGAAGATACCGATATTAAAATTCTGGCGGAAACGCGCTCAACTGTAGTTCACAACCCTCTAAGCAACTTACGCTTGGGCAGTGGCATCGCTCCCATCCTGAAATATCGCCAAGCTGGGATCAATGTCACGTTTGGTTGCGATGGTGCGGCCAGCAATGACTCCCAAGATTTACTAGAAGCGATCAAGATTGGCTCTCTTCTCCACAACATTACCGATCTCGACTACCAGCACTGGATTACCCCCCGCCAAGCGATCGAAATGGCTTCTCTAGGAGGCGCAAAAGGGTTGAATGTTAGCGATCAACTAGGTTCTTTGACTGTGGGTAAGCAAGCAGATTTGGTAATGTACGACCTCACCAGCTTGTCCTTGCTGCCCCGCACTGATCCCATCGGGTTATTAATTTTGGGACGGCCTACGAATGCAGTCGATAGTGTGTGGGTAAAAGGCGATCGCATTGTGGCAGCGGGCCAAGTCACCACTATTGATGTGAACGATCTGCGACAACAGTTATTCCAACACAGCGAATGGATTACCCAGCGGCGATCGCAGAGTTTGCAACAAGTAGAAGCTCGTTATCGCTCAGTCATGGGGCTTTCAAAGTCATCACCAGGTTACTCGTGA
- a CDS encoding SDR family oxidoreductase, giving the protein MAKTALITGASQGIGKATALELARHGYDLVMAAREPDRLNAAAAEVQGLGQQAVAIPTDVRDPHQVENLVQKAIAHFGQIDVLINDASVYYMGPVEAASLDDWHQVIQTNLWGYIYTIHAILPHFLERGSGMIVNLSSIGGIDPVPYQVPYTTSKYAVTGLTKSLRSELAPKGIHVCGIYPSFIHTQLYERALFRGEDADNRHEFMYKTFHSPLLETPKDVAKAIRKAIQHRKKDVLVGTANFWTAAFHVVPGVMKPIVRRVFGMSDRYAPNIPAASKD; this is encoded by the coding sequence ATGGCAAAAACGGCTCTGATTACGGGTGCTTCTCAAGGCATTGGCAAGGCGACGGCGTTGGAATTGGCGCGTCATGGGTACGACTTGGTGATGGCGGCTCGTGAACCCGATCGCTTGAATGCCGCAGCCGCAGAGGTGCAAGGTTTGGGTCAGCAAGCAGTGGCAATTCCCACCGATGTGCGCGACCCGCACCAAGTAGAGAATTTGGTGCAGAAGGCGATCGCTCACTTTGGCCAGATTGATGTGCTGATCAACGATGCCAGTGTCTACTATATGGGGCCTGTAGAAGCGGCTTCGCTAGATGATTGGCATCAGGTGATTCAAACAAATCTTTGGGGTTACATCTATACCATTCATGCGATCCTGCCCCACTTTCTAGAGCGGGGAAGTGGCATGATTGTGAACCTCAGCTCAATTGGTGGCATCGACCCAGTTCCCTACCAAGTGCCTTATACCACCAGCAAGTATGCCGTAACTGGCCTCACCAAGTCGCTGCGCTCGGAGTTAGCGCCAAAAGGTATTCATGTTTGTGGCATCTATCCCAGTTTCATTCACACTCAGTTATATGAACGCGCCTTGTTTCGGGGTGAAGATGCTGACAATCGCCATGAGTTTATGTATAAAACATTTCACAGCCCATTACTGGAAACACCGAAAGATGTGGCGAAAGCGATCCGCAAGGCGATTCAGCATCGCAAAAAGGATGTTTTGGTGGGAACGGCCAACTTCTGGACTGCTGCCTTTCATGTGGTGCCCGGAGTGATGAAGCCAATTGTGCGGCGGGTGTTTGGCATGAGCGATCGCTACGCTCCCAACATTCCTGCTGCCTCCAAGGACTGA
- a CDS encoding cupin domain-containing protein yields MNACVIPVAKTPSDYQAFRISPQDTNRLAIVFDPNIANTSVTMCVEIFDIGGKTPPNRHQFAVEMFFILKGEGLAHCDGKAVAIRTGDSILVPPTGTHAIENIGPGRLYALCVMVPNEDFAELIRSGIPVELDEEDWAVLQRSDVLVGREEG; encoded by the coding sequence ATGAATGCTTGTGTGATTCCGGTTGCTAAAACCCCCAGCGATTATCAAGCTTTTCGCATCAGTCCTCAAGATACTAACCGCTTGGCGATCGTGTTTGATCCCAATATTGCCAATACATCTGTGACTATGTGTGTGGAGATTTTTGATATTGGTGGCAAAACCCCACCCAATCGACATCAATTTGCCGTAGAGATGTTTTTTATCTTGAAAGGGGAAGGACTAGCCCACTGTGATGGCAAAGCTGTCGCGATTCGGACGGGTGACAGTATTTTGGTCCCGCCCACAGGTACCCACGCTATTGAAAACATAGGCCCGGGTCGGCTGTACGCCCTCTGTGTCATGGTACCCAACGAAGACTTTGCCGAACTGATTCGCAGCGGCATTCCCGTTGAGCTAGACGAAGAAGATTGGGCAGTATTGCAGCGATCGGATGTGTTGGTAGGGCGAGAGGAAGGATGA